Proteins encoded within one genomic window of Bradyrhizobium sp. 186:
- a CDS encoding isoprenylcysteine carboxylmethyltransferase family protein has product MIARLLLQNTIVTVAMGALLFACAGTLHWPSAWVFLITSALLGPLCGWWLYRVDPALLAERLRPVLQKDQPAADKVFMAVFVVAMLAWLALMGLDRRQLASDMPVALQALGFVLFLLSMLFTLWVFRENSFAAPVVKLQAQRAQRVISTGPYAHVRHPMYSGMILFFAGAGLLLGSWWGLAMVPLFLVLFAVRIRIEERTLREGLPGYSDYVTRVRYRLLPGVW; this is encoded by the coding sequence ATGATCGCAAGACTGCTGTTGCAGAACACGATCGTTACCGTCGCGATGGGCGCGCTGCTGTTCGCGTGCGCCGGGACGCTCCATTGGCCTTCCGCCTGGGTATTCCTGATCACCTCCGCCCTGCTCGGCCCGCTCTGCGGCTGGTGGCTCTATCGGGTCGATCCGGCGCTGCTCGCCGAACGTCTGCGGCCAGTCCTGCAAAAGGATCAGCCGGCCGCCGACAAGGTGTTCATGGCCGTCTTCGTTGTGGCGATGCTGGCCTGGCTGGCGCTGATGGGCCTCGACCGGCGCCAGCTTGCCTCCGACATGCCGGTCGCGTTGCAGGCGCTCGGTTTCGTGCTGTTTCTGCTCTCGATGCTGTTCACGCTCTGGGTGTTCCGCGAGAACTCGTTCGCCGCCCCCGTGGTGAAGCTGCAAGCGCAGCGCGCACAGCGCGTGATCTCGACGGGGCCGTACGCGCATGTGCGCCACCCGATGTACAGCGGGATGATCCTGTTCTTCGCCGGCGCGGGGCTGTTGCTGGGCTCGTGGTGGGGACTGGCGATGGTGCCTCTCTTCCTCGTCCTGTTTGCGGTCCGCATCCGCATCGAGGAGCGCACGCTGCGCGAGGGCCTGCCGGGCTATTCCGACTATGTGACGCGGGTGCGCTATCGCCTGCTGCCGGGCGTGTGGTGA
- a CDS encoding lectin gives MTRFDRSVKSPALVLAVAAFALLAAPSAQGQSADMTFFVTSSGPGRGADLGGLEGADAQCQKLAQAGGAGAKIWRAYLSTQAADGKPAINARDRIGRGPWQNAKGAIIAKDVADLHGPANNLTKQTALSEKGEVINGSGDTPNRHDILTGSQPDGTAFATGDDKTCKNWSSSTQGAAVVGHADRQGLRDDEPSKSWNSSHPSRGPDGGCSQADLKSTGGDGLLYCFASN, from the coding sequence ATGACCCGTTTCGACAGATCCGTGAAATCCCCAGCTCTTGTTCTTGCCGTGGCCGCATTTGCCTTGCTTGCGGCGCCATCCGCGCAGGGGCAGTCGGCCGACATGACCTTCTTCGTGACCTCAAGCGGCCCCGGCAGGGGAGCCGATCTCGGCGGCCTGGAAGGGGCCGATGCGCAGTGCCAGAAGCTCGCTCAGGCCGGCGGCGCCGGCGCCAAGATTTGGCGCGCCTATCTCTCGACGCAGGCCGCCGACGGCAAGCCGGCCATCAATGCGCGCGACCGCATCGGCAGGGGGCCGTGGCAAAATGCCAAGGGCGCGATCATCGCCAAGGACGTTGCCGACCTGCATGGCCCCGCCAACAACCTCACAAAACAAACGGCGCTCAGCGAAAAGGGCGAGGTCATCAATGGCAGCGGCGATACGCCGAACCGCCACGACATCCTCACGGGATCGCAGCCCGACGGCACGGCATTTGCCACGGGCGACGACAAGACCTGCAAGAATTGGTCGTCCAGCACGCAAGGTGCCGCGGTGGTCGGCCATGCCGACCGGCAGGGCCTGCGCGACGACGAGCCGTCGAAATCGTGGAACAGCTCGCACCCCTCGCGCGGGCCCGATGGCGGCTGCTCGCAGGCCGACTTGAAGAGCACGGGCGGCGATGGGTTGCTATATTGCTTCGCGTCGAATTGA
- a CDS encoding PAS domain-containing protein, which translates to MTAETDHDLTREPVAAHEPSPRSGSIALVLLVAAGLVAVAVGLMTLGRAQAQPYILGILAVLAMVGLFNLFAFAAGIIRFVDRNLDDPVMGRIADHAFDGLAVTDPRGHVVYSNAAYLTLTGATGPQDVRPVERVFIGNPDVSEAVFRLLKAAREGKRQQEEVRISGHDGSQGRWLRMRVRPLGTGKRETKYAVWSIADITRDRERQEDVFQELQHAIEYLDHAPCGFFSVSPAGELAYVNATLANWLDYDLAEIGSGGLKLTDIVSGDGASLLTAIVAVPGEVKTEVFDIDLRMRTGKTMPVRLYHKLAFGADGAPGPSRTLVISRARDERSDPDRAAEVRFMRFFDHTPMAIATVDRGGNVVRANARYAKLGQALGLDSASKSIFRAVNSRDRHLLIAAINQAAEGHGDVAPVEVALEGTKERWGQFFVTPVDEAEHDTEAAIVHMLETTERRALENQINQSQKMETVGQLAGGIAHDFNNVLSAIMMANDFLLNAHKPTDPSFQDIMQIKQNATRAATLVRQLLAFSRRQTLRPQVLDLGDALSDLAMLLRRLIGEKVKQETIHGRDLWPVKVDVSQFEQVIVNLAVNARDAMPDGGKLIIRTANVAAEEAAKLAYKGMPAADYVRIEVADTGTGIPADIRDKIFEPFFSTKEVGKGTGLGLSTVYGIVKQTGGFIYVDSEPGQGTSFHIFLPRHHAEPEAQVEQPAAVGATNGAREAAPAAEAKPRTDLTGQGTILLVEDEEGLRALNARGLRSRGYTVVEAENGVEAMEVLAEQSGGIDLVVSDVVMPEMDGPSLLKAMREKNPDIKFIFVSGYAEDAFEKSLPEGQQFDFLPKPFTLSQLVAAVKETMAKAG; encoded by the coding sequence ATGACTGCCGAGACCGACCACGACCTCACACGAGAGCCCGTTGCGGCGCACGAGCCGTCGCCGCGCTCGGGCAGTATCGCGCTGGTGCTGCTGGTGGCCGCCGGCCTCGTCGCGGTCGCCGTCGGGCTGATGACGCTCGGGCGTGCGCAGGCACAGCCCTATATCCTCGGCATCCTCGCCGTGCTGGCGATGGTCGGCCTGTTCAACCTGTTCGCCTTTGCCGCCGGCATCATTCGGTTCGTCGACCGCAATCTCGACGATCCCGTGATGGGGCGCATCGCCGACCACGCTTTCGACGGGCTGGCGGTGACCGATCCGCGCGGCCATGTGGTCTATTCCAACGCGGCGTATCTGACGTTGACCGGCGCCACCGGCCCGCAGGACGTGCGTCCGGTCGAGCGCGTCTTCATCGGCAATCCCGACGTCTCCGAGGCGGTGTTCCGTCTGCTGAAAGCCGCGCGCGAGGGAAAACGGCAGCAGGAAGAGGTCCGCATCTCCGGCCATGACGGCAGCCAGGGCCGCTGGCTGCGCATGCGGGTGCGCCCGCTCGGCACCGGCAAGCGCGAGACGAAGTATGCGGTGTGGTCGATCGCCGACATCACCCGCGACCGCGAGCGCCAGGAGGACGTGTTCCAGGAACTCCAGCACGCGATCGAATATCTCGATCATGCGCCCTGCGGCTTCTTCTCGGTCAGTCCGGCCGGCGAGCTCGCCTATGTCAACGCGACGCTGGCGAACTGGCTCGACTACGACCTCGCCGAGATCGGCTCGGGCGGCTTGAAGCTCACGGACATCGTCTCCGGTGACGGCGCTTCGCTGCTCACCGCGATCGTGGCGGTGCCGGGCGAGGTGAAGACGGAAGTCTTCGACATCGACCTGCGCATGCGCACCGGCAAGACCATGCCGGTGCGGCTCTATCACAAGCTCGCCTTCGGCGCGGACGGCGCGCCGGGGCCCTCGCGCACGCTGGTCATCAGCCGTGCCCGCGACGAGCGCAGTGATCCCGACCGCGCGGCCGAAGTGCGCTTCATGCGCTTCTTCGACCACACACCGATGGCGATCGCGACCGTCGATCGCGGCGGCAATGTGGTGCGCGCCAATGCGCGCTACGCCAAGCTAGGGCAGGCCCTCGGGCTCGACAGCGCCAGCAAATCGATCTTCCGCGCGGTCAATTCGCGCGACCGGCACCTGCTGATCGCGGCCATCAACCAGGCCGCCGAAGGCCATGGCGATGTCGCGCCGGTCGAGGTGGCGCTCGAGGGTACGAAGGAGCGTTGGGGGCAGTTCTTCGTCACGCCGGTCGACGAAGCCGAGCATGACACCGAAGCTGCGATCGTCCACATGCTTGAGACCACCGAGCGGCGCGCGCTGGAGAACCAGATCAACCAGTCGCAGAAGATGGAGACGGTTGGCCAACTTGCCGGCGGCATCGCCCACGACTTCAACAACGTGCTCTCCGCCATCATGATGGCGAACGACTTCCTGCTGAACGCGCACAAGCCGACCGATCCGTCATTCCAGGACATCATGCAGATCAAGCAGAACGCGACGCGCGCCGCGACCCTGGTGCGGCAGTTGCTCGCGTTCTCGCGGCGGCAGACCCTGCGGCCGCAGGTGCTCGATCTCGGCGATGCGCTGAGCGACCTTGCCATGCTGCTGCGCCGGTTGATCGGCGAGAAGGTCAAGCAGGAGACCATCCACGGCCGCGACCTCTGGCCGGTCAAGGTCGACGTCTCCCAGTTCGAGCAGGTGATCGTCAATCTCGCGGTCAACGCGCGCGATGCGATGCCTGATGGCGGCAAGCTGATCATCCGCACCGCCAACGTCGCCGCGGAAGAAGCGGCCAAGCTCGCCTACAAGGGCATGCCGGCCGCGGATTATGTCCGCATCGAGGTTGCCGACACCGGTACCGGCATCCCTGCCGACATCCGCGACAAGATTTTCGAGCCGTTCTTCTCGACCAAGGAAGTCGGCAAGGGCACCGGTCTCGGGCTCTCCACGGTCTACGGCATCGTCAAGCAGACCGGCGGCTTCATTTATGTGGATTCCGAGCCGGGACAGGGCACCTCGTTCCACATCTTCCTGCCGCGCCACCATGCCGAGCCGGAAGCGCAGGTCGAGCAGCCGGCGGCGGTTGGTGCAACCAATGGCGCGAGGGAGGCTGCGCCCGCGGCGGAAGCCAAGCCGCGCACCGATCTCACGGGCCAAGGCACCATCCTCCTGGTCGAGGACGAAGAGGGCCTGCGAGCACTCAATGCGCGCGGCCTGCGCTCGCGCGGCTACACCGTGGTTGAGGCCGAGAACGGCGTTGAGGCCATGGAGGTGCTGGCGGAGCAGAGCGGCGGGATCGATCTCGTCGTCTCCGACGTCGTGATGCCGGAGATGGACGGCCCGTCGCTGCTGAAGGCGATGCGAGAGAAGAACCCCGACATCAAGTTCATCTTCGTCTCCGGCTACGCCGAGGACGCCTTCGAGAAGAGCCTGCCCGAAGGGCAACAGTTCGACTTCCTGCCAAAGCCGTTCACGCTCAGCCAGCTCGTGGCGGCGGTGAAGGAGACGATGGCAAAGGCGGGGTGA
- a CDS encoding IS110 family transposase, which produces MLLDHPSDGPTAIRTQFGAIFVSLELSRSTWVITSLSPGTGEKMSRHSVTAGDTAELMKLFAELRRKAEARTRESYPIITIQEAGLDGFWLHRVLQQNGIESHVVDPASIATSRRRRRAKTDRLDGEALLRALLAYKRGEPRVCAMVVAPSPEEEDRRRLCRERATLIAERITHVNRIKGLLFAQGISDYVPLRRNRRARLEALRTGDGRELPSHLKAQIGRELDRVELLLEQIKAVEAARDALLAAARKPADKNAADKVAPDPVAMLLALKGLGANFAAVLWSEAFYRQFSNRRQVAAYAGLAATPWQSGGIRHEQGVSKAGNPRLRTTMIQLAWLWIRHQPQSALTRWFKERSPQGRKRAIVALARKLLVTLWKYVTAGETIEGAVMKPAA; this is translated from the coding sequence TCCTTCCGACGGACCGACCGCTATCCGGACGCAGTTTGGCGCAATTTTTGTGTCTTTGGAACTGAGCCGTTCGACGTGGGTGATTACGTCACTTTCGCCTGGTACGGGCGAGAAGATGTCCAGGCACAGCGTCACGGCCGGCGATACGGCTGAGCTGATGAAGCTGTTTGCGGAACTCAGGCGCAAGGCGGAGGCCAGGACCCGCGAGAGCTATCCGATCATCACGATCCAGGAAGCTGGGCTGGACGGGTTCTGGCTGCACCGTGTTCTGCAACAGAACGGCATTGAGAGCCACGTGGTCGATCCCGCCTCGATTGCGACGTCGCGACGGCGGCGGCGGGCCAAGACTGACAGGCTCGATGGCGAGGCGCTGTTGCGGGCGCTTCTGGCCTACAAGCGCGGCGAGCCGCGGGTCTGTGCGATGGTGGTTGCGCCCTCGCCTGAAGAGGAGGACCGGCGCAGGCTGTGTCGCGAACGAGCGACGCTGATCGCCGAGCGCATCACGCATGTGAACCGGATCAAGGGTCTTCTGTTCGCGCAGGGGATATCCGACTACGTGCCGCTGCGGCGCAATCGGCGGGCGCGGCTTGAGGCCTTGCGCACGGGCGACGGGCGGGAGCTGCCTTCGCATTTGAAGGCGCAGATCGGCCGCGAGCTCGATCGGGTCGAACTGCTTCTGGAACAGATCAAGGCGGTCGAGGCCGCGCGAGATGCTCTGCTGGCCGCAGCCCGGAAGCCTGCAGACAAGAACGCTGCAGACAAGGTCGCGCCGGATCCGGTGGCGATGCTGCTGGCCTTGAAAGGGCTCGGCGCCAACTTTGCGGCCGTGCTCTGGTCGGAGGCGTTCTACCGGCAGTTCTCCAACCGCCGCCAGGTCGCCGCCTATGCGGGGCTTGCGGCGACGCCGTGGCAAAGCGGAGGCATCCGGCACGAGCAGGGCGTGTCGAAGGCCGGCAATCCCAGGCTGCGGACCACAATGATCCAGCTCGCCTGGCTGTGGATACGTCACCAGCCGCAGTCGGCCCTGACGCGCTGGTTCAAGGAGCGAAGCCCGCAAGGCCGCAAGCGCGCGATCGTGGCGCTGGCGCGCAAGCTTCTCGTGACCTTGTGGAAGTATGTCACCGCGGGCGAGACCATCGAGGGGGCCGTGATGAAGCCCGCCGCCTGA
- the fliE gene encoding flagellar hook-basal body complex protein FliE, translating to MASPTIAANAYANLARVLENSGAGKGSEANGQSFASLLKDAVGSVMESGRKSDAQTVAMAAGKANVMDVVTAVADTDVAVSTLVSVRDRVIAAYEDIMKMPI from the coding sequence ATGGCATCACCGACAATCGCCGCCAATGCTTATGCCAACCTTGCTCGCGTGCTGGAGAACAGCGGTGCAGGCAAGGGCAGCGAGGCAAACGGGCAATCCTTTGCTTCGCTCCTGAAAGACGCTGTCGGCAGCGTCATGGAGTCCGGCCGCAAGTCCGACGCGCAGACGGTGGCGATGGCCGCCGGCAAGGCCAACGTGATGGACGTTGTGACGGCGGTCGCAGACACCGACGTCGCGGTGTCCACGCTGGTCTCGGTCCGTGACCGCGTCATCGCGGCGTATGAGGACATCATGAAGATGCCGATCTGA
- the fliR gene encoding flagellar biosynthetic protein FliR → MRIDVSLLPALAAAFMLAFARVGAMVMLLPGLGESNIPTRVKLSIALMLTLIILPLHRNAYHVDMGSIASLLVLMLHEIAIGIVLGATARVTLSALQVAGAVIAQQMGLGFVTSVDPTQGQQGVLVGNFLTMLGVTLLFATDSHHLVIAALNDSYTIFSPGETVSSGDIASLATRAFAAAFLLGLQLSGPFLVFGLVFNIGLGVLARLMPQMQVYFVGVPLSIFAGFLVLGVVLTAMMGTYLDYFIGVMHQMMPLK, encoded by the coding sequence ATGCGCATCGACGTCTCGCTGCTGCCGGCGCTCGCCGCGGCCTTCATGCTCGCCTTCGCCCGGGTCGGTGCGATGGTGATGCTGCTGCCGGGGCTGGGCGAGAGCAACATCCCGACGCGGGTCAAGCTGTCGATCGCGCTGATGCTCACGCTGATCATCCTGCCCTTGCACCGCAACGCCTATCACGTCGACATGGGCTCGATCGCTTCGCTGCTGGTGCTGATGCTGCACGAGATCGCGATCGGCATCGTGCTGGGAGCGACCGCGCGCGTGACGCTCTCGGCGCTCCAGGTCGCAGGCGCCGTGATCGCGCAGCAGATGGGACTGGGGTTCGTCACCTCGGTCGATCCGACCCAGGGCCAGCAGGGCGTGCTGGTCGGCAACTTCCTGACCATGCTCGGTGTGACGCTGCTGTTTGCCACCGACAGCCATCATCTGGTGATCGCGGCGCTGAACGACAGCTACACCATCTTCTCGCCGGGCGAGACCGTGTCGAGCGGCGACATCGCCTCGCTTGCCACCCGCGCCTTCGCCGCTGCGTTCCTGCTCGGCCTGCAGCTTTCGGGGCCGTTCCTGGTGTTCGGCCTCGTCTTCAACATCGGGCTCGGCGTGCTGGCGCGGCTGATGCCGCAAATGCAGGTCTATTTCGTCGGTGTGCCGCTGTCGATCTTCGCGGGCTTTCTGGTGCTCGGCGTGGTGCTCACGGCGATGATGGGCACCTACCTCGACTACTTCATCGGTGTCATGCACCAGATGATGCCGCTGAAATAA
- a CDS encoding Tim44 domain-containing protein, protein MPGIWKTQMNFSQRSRSLFKTIAVVLALALPTALAISSADARVGGGFSSGSRGSRTYSAPPSTSTAPGSTSQFNRTYTQPGAGMNSAAAAPARGGLFGRGGGFLGGLAAGFLGAGLLGMLFGGGLFGGLGGLSSILGLIIQIVLVVVVVRLAMSWWQRRHTPRAAYASADAGAGPGPQTNNRSGLGGGLGGFGFGANNAPLEIKPDDYEAFERLLGDVQAAWSNEDVAKLHTLATPEMVSYFEQDLAQNRARNAVNKVTNVKLLQGDLAEAWREGETDYATVALRFALTDKTVDRNTGALVAGSEQPGEVTEVWTFARRPSAGWELSAIQQTN, encoded by the coding sequence ATGCCGGGGATTTGGAAAACACAGATGAATTTCTCGCAACGCAGCCGCAGTCTCTTCAAGACGATCGCCGTCGTGCTGGCGCTAGCGCTGCCGACTGCGCTGGCCATCTCGTCCGCTGACGCCCGCGTCGGTGGCGGCTTCTCGTCGGGTTCGCGCGGCTCGCGCACCTACTCGGCGCCGCCGTCGACCTCGACAGCGCCGGGCTCGACGTCGCAGTTCAACCGCACTTACACCCAGCCGGGCGCAGGCATGAACTCGGCCGCAGCCGCACCCGCGCGCGGCGGCCTGTTCGGCCGCGGCGGTGGCTTTCTGGGCGGCTTGGCGGCCGGCTTCCTCGGTGCAGGCCTCCTGGGCATGCTGTTCGGTGGCGGTCTGTTCGGCGGCCTCGGCGGCCTGTCGTCGATCCTGGGCCTGATCATCCAGATCGTGCTCGTCGTGGTCGTGGTGCGGCTGGCGATGTCGTGGTGGCAGCGCCGCCACACGCCGCGGGCAGCCTATGCCAGCGCTGATGCCGGTGCCGGTCCGGGACCGCAGACGAACAATCGCAGCGGTCTTGGTGGCGGTCTTGGCGGCTTCGGGTTCGGTGCCAACAACGCGCCGCTCGAAATCAAGCCGGACGACTATGAGGCGTTCGAGCGTCTGCTCGGCGATGTCCAGGCCGCCTGGTCGAACGAGGACGTGGCCAAGCTGCACACGCTCGCGACGCCGGAAATGGTCTCCTATTTCGAGCAGGACCTCGCCCAGAACCGCGCGCGCAACGCCGTCAACAAGGTGACCAACGTCAAGCTGTTGCAGGGCGACCTGGCGGAAGCCTGGCGCGAAGGCGAGACCGACTATGCGACGGTGGCGCTGCGCTTCGCGCTCACCGACAAGACGGTCGACCGCAACACCGGTGCGTTGGTGGCCGGCAGCGAGCAGCCGGGCGAAGTCACCGAAGTCTGGACGTTTGCCCGTCGGCCGAGCGCCGGCTGGGAATTGTCGGCGATCCAGCAGACCAACTGA
- the flhB gene encoding flagellar biosynthesis protein FlhB has translation MAEDNDPESQTEDPTQKRLEDALERGDVAKSQEINTWFMIAGGTLVVSTFSGSVGGGLVTPMRNLLANSWMIKTDGRALLALMQQIELAVLAAVGVPLLMLALAAIAGNMLQHRLVWSAESLKPKFSKISPGAGFKRIFGKQAAANFLKGLGKLIALSVVMTMILWPERHRMEAMVKLDPAAMLGTTTSMTVHLLGAVVAALAIVAIADYFFQYRSWFQRQKMSLQEIKEEFKQSEGDPHIKGKIRQLRQQRSRKRMMAAVPKASVIITNPTHYSVALSYERGMSAPICVAKGVDNLAFKIREIAREHDIPIVENVPLARALYATVEIDQEIPMEHYHAVAEVIGYVMRMKRGFSAGRG, from the coding sequence ATGGCGGAAGACAACGATCCAGAGAGCCAAACAGAAGACCCGACACAAAAACGTCTCGAAGACGCTCTTGAGCGTGGTGACGTTGCCAAAAGTCAGGAGATCAACACCTGGTTCATGATCGCCGGCGGCACGCTCGTGGTCTCGACCTTCTCGGGATCGGTGGGCGGCGGGCTGGTGACGCCGATGCGCAACCTGCTCGCCAACTCCTGGATGATCAAGACTGACGGCAGGGCCCTGCTCGCGCTGATGCAGCAGATCGAACTCGCAGTGCTGGCGGCGGTCGGCGTGCCCCTGCTGATGCTGGCGCTGGCGGCCATTGCCGGCAATATGCTCCAGCACCGGCTGGTATGGTCGGCCGAATCCCTGAAACCCAAATTCAGCAAGATTTCGCCCGGCGCCGGTTTCAAACGCATTTTCGGCAAGCAGGCGGCGGCGAATTTCCTCAAAGGTCTCGGCAAGCTGATCGCGCTCAGCGTGGTCATGACCATGATCCTGTGGCCGGAGCGCCACCGCATGGAGGCGATGGTCAAGCTCGATCCGGCGGCTATGCTTGGCACCACCACCAGCATGACCGTCCATCTGCTCGGTGCGGTGGTCGCAGCGCTCGCGATCGTCGCCATCGCCGACTACTTCTTCCAGTATCGGAGCTGGTTCCAGCGGCAGAAGATGTCGCTCCAGGAGATCAAGGAAGAGTTCAAGCAGTCCGAAGGCGACCCGCACATCAAGGGCAAGATCAGGCAGCTGCGTCAGCAGCGCTCCAGGAAGCGCATGATGGCGGCGGTTCCCAAGGCCTCCGTGATCATCACCAACCCGACCCACTATTCGGTGGCGCTGTCCTACGAGCGCGGCATGTCGGCGCCGATCTGCGTCGCCAAGGGCGTCGACAACCTCGCTTTCAAGATCCGGGAGATCGCGCGCGAGCACGACATCCCCATCGTCGAGAACGTGCCGCTCGCCCGCGCGCTCTATGCCACCGTCGAAATCGACCAGGAAATTCCCATGGAGCACTATCATGCGGTCGCCGAAGTCATCGGCTACGTCATGCGGATGAAGCGCGGATTTAGCGCCGGACGCGGATAA
- a CDS encoding glutathione S-transferase, producing MKYELYYWPEIQGRGEYVRLALEEAGAAYVDVARGPRGTGAMMKMMDAHGGTPPFAPPFLKSGKLVIGQTANILLYLGARHGLAPKTEAGQLWVHQLQLTITDLVVEIHDTHHPLGPSLYYEDQKPPAKKRTADFWSERVPKFLGYFEQLLADNGGAYVTGRRLNYVDLSLFQIVDGLRYAFPKRMKAFEGAIPGLVGLHDRVAARPNVKAYLASERRIPFNEQGIFRRYRELDG from the coding sequence ATGAAGTACGAACTCTACTACTGGCCCGAGATTCAGGGCCGCGGCGAATATGTGCGCTTGGCGCTGGAGGAGGCGGGTGCGGCTTATGTCGATGTCGCACGCGGTCCGCGCGGCACCGGCGCGATGATGAAGATGATGGACGCGCATGGCGGCACGCCGCCGTTTGCGCCGCCGTTCCTCAAGTCCGGTAAGCTTGTCATCGGGCAGACCGCGAACATCCTGCTCTATCTCGGTGCCCGCCATGGGCTCGCGCCGAAGACGGAAGCTGGCCAACTCTGGGTGCACCAGCTTCAGCTCACCATTACCGACCTCGTCGTCGAGATCCACGACACCCATCATCCGCTCGGGCCCTCGCTCTATTACGAGGACCAGAAGCCGCCGGCGAAGAAGCGAACGGCCGACTTCTGGAGCGAGCGCGTGCCGAAGTTTCTCGGCTATTTCGAGCAGCTTCTCGCCGACAATGGCGGCGCCTATGTCACCGGCCGCAGGCTGAACTATGTCGATCTCTCGCTGTTCCAGATCGTCGACGGCCTGCGCTATGCGTTCCCCAAGCGCATGAAGGCTTTTGAGGGCGCTATCCCGGGCCTCGTCGGCCTGCACGACCGCGTCGCCGCGCGGCCGAACGTCAAGGCCTATCTCGCCAGCGAGCGCCGCATCCCCTTCAACGAGCAGGGCATCTTCCGGCGCTACCGCGAACTCGATGGTTAG
- the fliQ gene encoding flagellar biosynthesis protein FliQ, giving the protein MTGPETLDVARDAIWTIVIVSSPLMVVGLVVGVIVSLFQALTQIQEQTLIYVPKILAIFATMLLALPFMADALHAHMLRISSRIIGG; this is encoded by the coding sequence ATGACCGGACCTGAGACCCTCGACGTCGCGCGTGATGCGATCTGGACCATCGTGATCGTGTCTTCGCCGCTGATGGTGGTCGGCCTCGTGGTCGGCGTCATCGTGTCGCTGTTCCAGGCGCTGACGCAGATCCAGGAGCAGACGCTGATCTACGTGCCGAAGATCCTGGCCATTTTCGCCACGATGCTGCTGGCGCTACCTTTCATGGCCGACGCGCTCCACGCGCACATGTTGCGGATATCGTCGCGAATCATCGGCGGCTAA